The following nucleotide sequence is from Synchiropus splendidus isolate RoL2022-P1 chromosome 1, RoL_Sspl_1.0, whole genome shotgun sequence.
CTGCGGGATCCTGGAGAAGATCCATATGACTTCAAGGAGGGAGACATCGAGTACACCTTCTCCTCCCCCCGGAGGCTAAAGAGTCAAGGACGGGAGTCCAGCAAGGCCACTAAGGTCTGTCAAACCAAGGAATAACAGTCGATGTTCCAGTTGCAAATGTAAACTTGTAATCTGTTCCTGAAGTTTGCTATGGAGTGGAATAGTTAGAACTATCAAACCATCAGTGAACGGCAGCAGTGCAATCATTGCCAGCTTCTTTTCTGTGAGCTCATTTGTCATCtccatttgaaaaatacaacatTGGCTTTTTAATCAGTTATAAGTCATTTCCCACTCAGATTCATGCAAATTCATGAGTCATCATGGCTCGCCTCTCGCCAATACTTAATCTGAGCAATGAAGCAACAGTTGAGGGTTGAACAGGATTGATCTTTTCAGTGCaactttggtttatttatttgagagATTAACAAGTGAAACACCACAGACTGTGCTGAAAACCTCTCATCACTGGCTGCACACTGCTGAACTTAACTTAATCACCGTAAATGAGCAGATTTAGCATTTTTCCTcagttcttttttctttctcgtATTAGTTCATAACACTGTAAAAGGCCATAACTAAAGCTTGTTAAAACTGACTATCTAAGGGGGAAGAAATCACCAGCAACGGCACGCTGCCTGACGGAAAAGACGCCATGTCCATATTCAACTCAGCGCCAGAATCAGGTGCGAATGCCTCCATCGAACTGCATTTGAACTGAAAACAAATCCGTGTTTAATGTGACTGACGTACCACCTTTGCATCCAGACGAATCGGCTCAAGACGAGGACAGCTCCAAAGCCAACCCTTCTCTGACCCGAGAAAAAGACCTGGTGGTCAACATCTCTGATCTGGACAACATTTTTGacgaagatgaggaagagcttGGAGTGAGAACTACTACTTCtatacacaaaatatttttgtaattgAGCACGGACAGTACATATTGAAATGTTGGACTGACTCTAGTGAGCACAGTGGTATTAAAACGTTTCACCTTCATGTAAAACCATGCTGCTCAGGTCTCTGGGTCTATGCCTTACGCCAGGGTGGGCAAccagagccacattgtttcactgtgtttctgaaaagagccacatcctacaaacatgTAAGGCTCATCTgactgctggtcatgtgacttagcggcagaaTAGTGGTTACAGcacctgtgtgtcacaaggttggtGGTGGCacatgtctcttgtgcatgtatttttaaaattcatacattttaccgtgatcctcctggaaatatcaagtggtgtagatagaaatgtgtgcgcatATTTCACGTCTGTATTTTTTATCGTGGCCACGGTCTGAgcgtgtgtgagcgacgctgcagactggagcgtctcatcttcactccactggattcaacagacttcaccaccatcaacaatgtaTCATAgttgaaacacatgccatacctttagtatagggaatgacaaagtgaaacgtggaactaagtcatgtaaattgtgttgatcgtggatctgatgacgctccAAGTCTTCGGACCGCAACACACATCGCCACTGCGCCGTGCTGTggggtttattgtttattttaagttAAACATGAGTCAAagtctttctctttctctcttaaATCTTTAACAAGGTTCTGTTCACTCTATCCAGCATTCAACTAAGCTGCCAGTTTCGACAGAAGATCGCCCCCTCGGAAAAGAGGGCAGAGTTGCAGTTTCGTATCCGTCAAGTGAGTCACATTCTCTGATGTTATTTTTTTGACAAACACCTTCTGAATGTTTGGTTGAATCCCCTTCAGCGATCGCCGACCTCCAGCGGATGTTCCCGACGCCTCCATCGTTGGAGCAGCATCCAGCCTTCTCTCCAAACACAACATATCGCGACACTCCCAGTCAGGAGACCTCCACTGCCACCGGGTCAGCTGACCATATCGCAAGTTCGAGCTCCAACCAGCTGCCTGACTACAGGATGGAGACTGAAGACGACGGGGGCAGTCTGGGGCAGGAGGACTTCCAGGTGAGGGTTTAGGATCACGTGGTACCAACAACAGTGAGGAGAAGTTTGGATGCTCAACTGTTTCACTTCAAGTGTCAGTGCAACAGGACAGACGAGAGCAAGTTGTTTTTTAGTGAGCAGATGGTGGATAGTAGGCAGTGGATGTTTAGCATCTGTCATGCTATAAATAGAGGCTGTCTGCAGAGTGGGATTTGTTCAGGGAAGCTAATTAGTCAGCTCCGGGGAGAATGGAGACGCAGATCTGACCAGCAGCCGAGGAAACGACTCCATCGACTTCTTCTTCTATTTATTAActataaaactaaaaaataaatgaatggccAACTGTCTTTTATGTTCCAGACATCGCTGGGCTCCTCCATGTTTGCTCCTCTCTCCTGCCTGCCGAGTCAGACGCTAGCGTCTCTGAAGATCCCCGAGCAGTGCCATTACCGCCCGTCCTGGTCCCTCATGCCCAAAATGGAGCACTTCCCTGTCATCATGAACCCCCAGAGCAGCAGTTTCAACAAGGATGGATACACGTGGGTGACTCctgaaaacattgctgctttagCTTACTCACATCGACACGAGTTTAACATGAAGATGTCGAACTAGCAAGCGTGGgacatccaaaaaaatatcCTAGCTGTATTCTGTCTTGGTCTACCCAGTGTACTTTGGGACAAAATACCGTGATGTCTCTTTCAGAAACGTCCCCAGTGTTCCTGACCAGGACTACAGCCAGATGAGCGTGACCACTGCCTCGGTCGGCACCACAGCGGGGATCCTGCCCTCTCCTGCCACACCTCGCTTCTCCGTGCCCACACCACGCACGCCTCGCACTCCCAGAGGCTTGAACACAACCAGCTCGGGTCAAGGGTCGGTGAAGCAGGACGGCACAGAACTCAGCTCGCCCGTCTCCACTCCGTCCACCAGCCTGCACCTCAGCTCAGTGGAGCCTCTTGCCCGGCCAGGACCGTCGTTGCCTGAGGCCCACAGCCTGTATACAGTCCTCCTACTGTCCGACTCGGTTCTCAACGTGTTCAAGGACCGGAACTTTGACAGCTGCTGTATCTGTGCCTGCAACATGAATGTGAAAGGAGCTGACGTGGGGGTCTACATCCCTGACTCCACCTGCGAGGACCAGTACCGTTGCATGTGCGGCTTCAGCGCCATCGTCAACCGCCGTTTGGCCCATGGTACCGGCCTCTTCCTGGAGGACGAACTGGATATTTACGGTCGATCCTCTGAAGTGGGACGTGCGGCTGAGAGGAGACTGGCTCTGTGTCGCCGGGACCCAGCTATGGGGGATCTGAAGGCAAAAAGACCTCTAGACAGTGCGCCTGCCTGCCCATCAGTCATGGTCCTCCTCCAGGAGCAGTGCTCGCAGCCGATTTGCTCCCTCACGTCCCTGCACCTCCCACCCAGCTGTTCCAGTCACGGCCGCAAGGGGGCGCTGCTCCAGAGCTGGATGTCTGAGAAGCAGTGGGCGGATGGGAGTGACGCCTGTGTGGAGTGTTACAATGCTCTGGAGCAGGGGCTGCAGTATGTGGACAATCCCACTGGGGGGAAAGTGGACCCTGCAGTGGTCAGGAGCACAGCGCTGCACTGTTGGCCTCAGAGTAACGGTGAGAAGTGTGGAGGTGGTTTCAGAAGTGTGCCGGTCGCTCCTCCTGTTGCTGTGCAGTACCTTCATGCCAGTGGGATTTCTGCTGTTTGTATTTCTAAGCTGTCTCTGTGCATCTTCTGTCCGCAGTGGTGGAGATGAGCATGTTGTCCTCACAGGACATGGTCCGCATGCTTCTGTCTCTGCAGCCGTTCCTGCAGGACGCCATACAGAAGAAGAGAACTGGCCGGACCTGGGAGAACATCCAGCACGTGCAGGGTCCCCTCACCTGGCAACAGTTCCACAAGATGGCGGGCAGAGGCTCCTACGGTGAGGttccattcattttcagctTCCTTCCCATCCATTTTGAGCATGTATCAAATTTGATGGTATAGAAAATCATTTACAACTGGGCTGGGGCCGATCAAATGATTCTCTGCTCAAAGGTTCTGAGGAGTCACCAGAGCCGCTTCCCATCCCGACCGTGCTGCTCGGCTACGACCGGGAGCGTGACTTCCTGGCTCTGTCTCCGCTGGCGCTGCCATTCTGGGAGAAGCTGTTGCTGGAACCCTACGGAGGGCAGCGAGACGTAGCCTATGTGGTTCTCTGTCCCAACAGTCCGTCTTTGCTGGCGGCCGCCTGCTCCTTCTTCCAGGAGCTCAGCGCCGTGTACGAGGTAACGAACAGTCGCATCAACGTGACGCATCGTGAATGTCCGTTCTGAGGACGCCACTCTCCTGCAGACGTGTCGCCTGGGGAAGCACCGTCCCCTGGCCAGGGTGACCAGAGACGGGATCGTCCGAGTcggggaggaggtggagcctGAGCGGCTGGAGGAACTGGACGTAGACCAGTGGTTGACTGGTCCTTGGCTGGGACAGCAACACATCGACAACATCAGCAAACTCAAACTCTACGCTTACGCCTGCAAACAGCAGCTCGGTAACTACTGTACTTTGATCTATTCTAAACCTACTTTTGATTTGAAATAGTGAAATGTGAAACCCAACTAAACTGGCACAACCAGCGCTCGGCTAATGGCACAGTAGCTCCATGCTACAACACAGCTAGGTCTCGCTCTCTCACAGTATGTGCCTGCCTTCATTACTCTGGAACTAAGAGGCAGGTCACTGCTGAAGTGTCACAGGTTACTGTCATGACAGATATGCGAGTGCAAAGTAGGAGAGATCTCAATGAATCATTATGGAATATCaaatttttaatgcatttttttgcattAAACATAGCCCAATACAGATATTTTCTAGAGTATTTTCTACATTTGTTAGGTGGAGATTGATCTTTGGCTACTGAATAAAACTGTTATCTATAGGGCAACGGATCTCTGCTTTCAAATGGTGTCTGAATGTTTTGGGTGGGCCTAACCTTTGAGGAGTTTCAGCCATTTGAAGTGCCCACGTCAGGTCATGTTGCATAGGTTCATCTACTGTATAAGGGCTTGATGAAAAGCTGTCCATGAAGAAAGATGAGGTGGAGGTGAGGATGAATTCATATTTGCTCATAACAGTCTTCTGTGGCAGCTCCTCAGCTCTCAGGTTTGATTCTGGACAGCAGTCTCCTGCTGCCTCCTAGAGTCCAGTCGTCCAGCTCCACGCCGGCGTCCTCTGCTCAGGCTCAGACATGGACTGCTGACGCAGACCCAGCTTCTACAAACGCTCCCACGCCCACTGGAGTCTCCTCGAGCCAGACTGTGGACAGTAACCACAGTGAACACACCGTAGCATCCGGTTCCTCCATCGCATCAGCAGAGAACCCAGAactgtgagtcacatgactaaATTCTGGGTCACCTGTTTCCAAAAGAAACCGGTGTGTGATGATACACCTTTTGGCTCCAGGTCCAATGAACACTCCAGAATTGGGGTTCCCACTTGTGCCGACTCGCTGGAGAGCCACACCAACCCACCCGCTATTGTTGTTTACATCGTCGACGCTTTCCTGGGCCCTAACATCACCAgaagtgaaggaggagaagaaggggaCGGCGATGAGGTGGAGGGAGGAAGCATCTGGCTCCTTGGGCTCCTCCGCTGCTACACCGAGATGCTGCAGACGTTGCCCGAGAAGATCCGACCCGCTCTGGTGCTTCAGGTTGGAATCCTCGTGAGGAAGGGCGGGGGAGAAGCCTTTATCcttcattcatgtgttcatatCTCCCCTCAGGTGGTTCCCTGTCAGTTCCTGCTGCAGCCCGTCAGCGGGGAAAGTCACCAGTACTTGCAGCACCTTCGCTCGCTCGCCTTCTCCTGCTACTCTCAGTGTCGACGCCTGCTTCCTCAGCAAACTCACATCAAGTCGCTGACTGGCTTTGGACCCGTGTCGACCGCCCAAACAGTCTTCAAGAGCTCCGAGGTCTGAAGAGTTCTCAGAGGAACTCAGAGGAAGACTAACTTGTAAAACTGGAATTAATGATTGAAAAAAGgctgaaatgttatttttctacctcctgcagcagctcaggcCAATACAGCTCTACTCCCCTCCGTTCATCCTGGGGCCGACCCGCTCCAAGCAGCCAGAACCTGGAGAAATCTGGGCCGAGATTCCTCCCAAATACAACGTGCTCTACGTGGGATACtgtctgtcacatgaccagcgtTGGATACTAGTTTCATGTAccgaccagcagggggagctaCTGGAGACCTGCATCATCAACATCGACATCCCCAACAGGTGCGCGAGAGCCTTCACACAACGTCTCAAGTGGCTGAACTTCATCTGGTGCTTTCTTGCTGCAGAGCTCGGCGGCCAAAGGTTTCGGCTCGGAAAATGGGTCTGCAGAAGCTGTGGGAGTGGTGCATCTGTCTCATCCAGATGACGTCACTGCCCTGGAGGATTGTGATCGGCCGCTTAGGAAGACTAGGCCACGGAGAGCTGAAAGGTGAGCCACATCGAGAAGCAACGTTGAAAGTGAAGGTGATGTTCAGAGTCCAGGGTAATGGATCTTGCCTCCTCCAGACTGGAGCTCTCTTCTTGGTGAACATTCCCTCCAGTCCATCGGCCGCCAGCTGAGAGACGCCTGTCGGATGTGTGGGATCTCAGCGGCCGACTCGCCCTCCATCCTCAGTGCCTGTTTGGTGGCCCTGGAGCCCCAGGGGTCGCTGGTCATCATGCCTGGTGAGCTTCCCTCTGACCTCAGCCTGACATGTATAGAGCTGAGAAAGCTCTCTCATGAAAGGCCACACATGAGCGTCATGTTGCCCACCATCTGCTCCACACAGATGCAGTGACCATGGGTTCGGTGTTCGGCCGCAGCACGGCTCTGAACCTGCAGACGTCGCAGCTCAACACTCCTCAGGACGCTTCCTGCACTCACATACTGGTCTTCCCCACGTCGGCCACCACTCAGCTGGCACCCAGTTCCTACCCCACCGAGGACAACAACGGTGAGGGCGTCCTCTTTCACACTCTCAAGATATAATGTGCTCCTCTGTCACTGAGAGAGATTTCCCAAATCACAGCATttgatatttatgttttttaaatgcttaaaaaaaacacgttcTGAAATGTAGTAGTCCTCTCTGTCCACCAGATGGAGACATTGTCCTTCTGATCAATGACACCAGCATTGATGTTGCTTCTCGTCGCATGATGATCCTATTTAAAGAATGTTCCCAACACACGTCATATTTAGATTTTCAGTTGGTCCATTTCTTTAAGCTGTTTTTGGCTGAAGAACAGAAACGAGTTAACGTTATATTCTGCTGCGATGTGTTTCTGCAGACGACATGTTTGATCTTCCGTTCCCTGACGAGTTGGAGAATGACATCGGTCACGACATGATGCTGATCACAGGGAACCTCCATTCCTCCCCGACCACCTCACCGGTGCCCTCACCTGGATCTCCATCCGGGATGGGGATGGGGTCACACTTCCAGCACACTCGGGTAAGTCTGATAAACAGACGCTTGTCAACGTGGCCGGCTGATCTTTCAGTTGACAGTGCTGCAGTGGAGAGTGGAGTGATCAGATAGTGTTTAGCTGGACGCATGACGGGAGCTAGAGCGCTATAGTGGCTCGACATGCTCACTATAGGCGCGCTGAGCTGGAACTAAAGATCCAGATTCTTATCAGGGAATCACGCCTGACAGCAGAGTTCGGGCTTCCGTGGCCCACTTCAGTAGCAACAGTGGAATTTGTCTGCAGGCAGAAGACGACGTGTTGACAGACAACAAGATTCACATACTGGTGACGCTCCTGGGTCCTGACCAGCACCAGGACACACTGAGAACTTAAATAAGCATGGCAGTGTTCATGATCTGGCTCTGAGGCTTCTCTGCtcctgtcctgtgtgtgtgtgtatgtgcagaGCCAGGGGGAGCGCCTGCTGTCCCGAGACAATCCTCCAGAGGAAGTCAAGCAGCAGCCTCTGGCCCTCGGCTACTACGTGTCCACTGCGTCAGCAAGAGGTCTCCCTCACTGGTTCTGGGCCTCGTGTCCTCAGGCAGAGAGTCAGTGTCCGCTTTTCCTCAAGGTAACAACTGGGCGAGCGCACAACAGCAAGTACACAAGTACACTTGTCTGAAAGAACGCATCCCGacgccttttttttgttttttatgaattaatacttttgtatatatatatatatattttttttttttttgacattcactTCAGAGTCACTACTCTTGTACTCCTCTTCAGGCATCGCTCCACCACCATATCTCCATTGTCCAGTCTGATGAGCTGGCCTCCGACAAGAGTAAGCGGAGCCCCCACCCCCTCGACTCCAAGACCACTTCTGATG
It contains:
- the LOC128769466 gene encoding mediator of RNA polymerase II transcription subunit 13-like; this translates as MTTTTSWVANGASLEDCHSNIFSLAELTGIKWRCYSFRGSGEYGPVISAPAQDDPVLRSFMRCVQANLLCVWRRKIKPDAKELWIFWWGEEPNLSDVIHRELEVAEEGLWECGLSYECRTLLFKAVHNLLERCLMDKGFVRIGKWFFKPHELEEKLSGNSEHLSCSFSFFLHGESNVCTSVEIAQHQPAYHITDQHVRLAQTSTTPVQVILSPYGLSGTLTGQAFKMSDPASRKLMEEWSYFYPMVLQHRDRGGEKANQSCDPSGHVAVEVVVGGVRMTYPAALVLIAQGDLPLEQPPPPPVAHGLREQNHCSVPLTPPTSPEQPCSADSGFVTSISSVATPDTNVGVTTASPKHRGKKLTSQVVHQAWKECYLNQPQHVLKPPGEVPLKRDSVATMWDFNDLGSRAACSCSRVKQQRASVSYSSSNNCQSSGSSSSQTPGPSLYPPSQSKHKSSDKTEKGDKQSKRLTTIPFHHRLSVSQETPLEQDPTAGPQLSSLVLPEVPLEPLSSIANCKYPKTLAEERKVPEALLLSPMSPLPPTLSPHPRVQDPEVLNGHVDMQVCQEGALGLGMVTSETAMYTALLRQRDTGAGWWRGFRTPRTDKTDVRPPELPVDKLEEMKTEARPEEAGLKRLYTQKHKRFKLSDERVRDHVSTLGVEMLRDPGEDPYDFKEGDIEYTFSSPRRLKSQGRESSKATKGEEITSNGTLPDGKDAMSIFNSAPESDESAQDEDSSKANPSLTREKDLVVNISDLDNIFDEDEEELGHSTKLPVSTEDRPLGKEGRVAVSYPSTIADLQRMFPTPPSLEQHPAFSPNTTYRDTPSQETSTATGSADHIASSSSNQLPDYRMETEDDGGSLGQEDFQTSLGSSMFAPLSCLPSQTLASLKIPEQCHYRPSWSLMPKMEHFPVIMNPQSSSFNKDGYTNVPSVPDQDYSQMSVTTASVGTTAGILPSPATPRFSVPTPRTPRTPRGLNTTSSGQGSVKQDGTELSSPVSTPSTSLHLSSVEPLARPGPSLPEAHSLYTVLLLSDSVLNVFKDRNFDSCCICACNMNVKGADVGVYIPDSTCEDQYRCMCGFSAIVNRRLAHGTGLFLEDELDIYGRSSEVGRAAERRLALCRRDPAMGDLKAKRPLDSAPACPSVMVLLQEQCSQPICSLTSLHLPPSCSSHGRKGALLQSWMSEKQWADGSDACVECYNALEQGLQYVDNPTGGKVDPAVVRSTALHCWPQSNVVEMSMLSSQDMVRMLLSLQPFLQDAIQKKRTGRTWENIQHVQGPLTWQQFHKMAGRGSYGSEESPEPLPIPTVLLGYDRERDFLALSPLALPFWEKLLLEPYGGQRDVAYVVLCPNSPSLLAAACSFFQELSAVYETCRLGKHRPLARVTRDGIVRVGEEVEPERLEELDVDQWLTGPWLGQQHIDNISKLKLYAYACKQQLAPQLSGLILDSSLLLPPRVQSSSSTPASSAQAQTWTADADPASTNAPTPTGVSSSQTVDSNHSEHTVASGSSIASAENPELSNEHSRIGVPTCADSLESHTNPPAIVVYIVDAFLGPNITRSEGGEEGDGDEVEGGSIWLLGLLRCYTEMLQTLPEKIRPALVLQVVPCQFLLQPVSGESHQYLQHLRSLAFSCYSQCRRLLPQQTHIKSLTGFGPVSTAQTVFKSSEQLRPIQLYSPPFILGPTRSKQPEPGEIWAEIPPKYNVLYVGYCLSHDQRWILVSCTDQQGELLETCIINIDIPNRARRPKVSARKMGLQKLWEWCICLIQMTSLPWRIVIGRLGRLGHGELKDWSSLLGEHSLQSIGRQLRDACRMCGISAADSPSILSACLVALEPQGSLVIMPDAVTMGSVFGRSTALNLQTSQLNTPQDASCTHILVFPTSATTQLAPSSYPTEDNNDDMFDLPFPDELENDIGHDMMLITGNLHSSPTTSPVPSPGSPSGMGMGSHFQHTRSQGERLLSRDNPPEEVKQQPLALGYYVSTASARGLPHWFWASCPQAESQCPLFLKASLHHHISIVQSDELASDKSKRSPHPLDSKTTSDVLRFVLEQYNALSWLTCTPATQDRQSCLPVHLAVLIQMYNAILNML